Proteins from a genomic interval of Equus quagga isolate Etosha38 chromosome 11, UCLA_HA_Equagga_1.0, whole genome shotgun sequence:
- the KRTAP29-1 gene encoding keratin-associated protein 29-1 has protein sequence MAGSCCPGNVTAIPAVSTISLCSNDGSFQNGICLPSSCRSRTWQLVTCQKSCQPSGSAPSGCEPASCQPACLPAASCVGFVCQPICSCPASCESSTGQSPCLLPSSQPSCSESTSCQPKCREASSCQQRSHQEPGYMSGLCQAAGGQSVCCDSKSCQPSCSAEVTSCPETSCPPTVCAVSSCQPTCCQAGSCQPISGEDQPCKSTCYQPICYIFKSCQSFPCQPSTCGFGSCNPTCCVSSSWEPLYCVQAPSISFFCQPVATCQAPCSVKNPCKRASCSTVLSGQPTCGGSPSCNPSGCRSPSCQPACCVTGFGKSSSGGSNCFRPAPSSLCKASPCLPTS, from the coding sequence ATGGCGGGCAGCTGTTGTCCTGGAAATGTCACGGCCATTCCAGCTGTGTCCACCATCTCCCTATGCTCAAATGATGGCAGCTTCCAAAATGGTATCTGTTTGCCTAGTTCCTGTAGGAGCAGAACGTGGCAACTGGTCACGTGCCAAAAAAGCTGTCAGCCATCCGGCAGTGCCCCAAGTGGCTGTGAACCTGCTTCTTGCCAACCTGCCTGCCTTCCAGCAGCTTCTTGTGTGGGTTTTGTTTGCCAACCCATTTGCTCCTGCCCGGCCTCCTGTGAATCCAGCACCGGTCAGTCTCCTTGTCTGCTTCCCTCAAGCCAGCCCTCCTGCTCGGAGTCCACCAGTTGTCAGCCAAAGTGCCGTGAGGCCAGCTCCTGCCAACAAAGATCCCACCAGGAACCTGGCTACATGTCTGGACTGTGCCAGGCAGCTGGTGGCCAATCAGTCTGCTGTGACAGTAAGTCCTGCCAGCCATCCTGCTCTGCTGAGGTGACATCCTGTCCTGAAACATCTTGCCCACCAACCGTCTGTGCAGTTAGTTCATGCCAGCCAACTTGCTGCCAAGCAGGTTCGTGTCAACCCATTAGTGGTGAAGATCAGCCCTGCAAATCAACTTGTTACCAACCCATCTGCTACATTTTCAAGTCTTGCCAATCATTTCCCTGCCAGCCGTCGACTTGTGGGTTCGGTTCTTGCAATCCTACTTGCTGTGTGTCCTCCTCGTGGGAGCCACTGTACTGCGTACAAGCTCCTTCCATATCCTTCTTCTGCCAGCCAGTGGCTACCTGCCAGGCCCCTTGTTCTGTAAAGAACCCTTGCAAACGAGCTTCCTGCAGCACCGTGCTTTCTGGCCAACCAACTTGTGGTGGGTCCCCCTCCTGCAACCCAAGTGGCTGCAGATCCCCTTCCTGCCAACCAGCTTGCTGTGTGACGGGTTTTGGCAAGTCCTCCAGTGGTGGCTCCAATTGCTTCCGACCAGCTCCCTCAAGTCTCTGCAAAGCCAGCCCCTGCTTGCCAACTTCCTGA
- the LOC124247644 gene encoding keratin-associated protein 16-1, protein MSGKSCSRKCPSVPAISLCSTGLSCGGPVCLPSSCRSQTWQLVTCQDSCGSSSCGSQGCLVSSCAQPVCFEATICEPSCPVSSCAQPVCYEAIICEPSCPVSSCAQSVCYETNICEPSCPVSSCAQPVCCEATICEPSCSVSSSAQPVCCEATICEPSCPVSSCAQPVSCEATICEPSCSVSSCAQPVSCEATICEPSCSVSSCCQPVCCEAPSCQPVLCVPTPCQPIVCKPSRCEPTCCQPVCPTPSCCPSVCSVANRCQAVCCDPSPCEPSCSEASICQPATCVALVCKPVCLRPVCCVPSPCEPPCVSSTCQEPSCCVSSICQPIRSEPSPCSSSLCVPSPCQPTCYVVKRCQSICCEPVSCPSTSCQPLCCRPGSSASAVCQPTCPRTFYIPSSSKQPCTTSVSYRPTCRPICSGPITYRHPYVTSISYRPACYRPCYSILRRPACVTSVSYRPVCSRLPCADSCKRDCKNSTSSQPDCADSTSCKGEVSEESPYQPAEAKPTSPTTREAAASQPAATRPAN, encoded by the coding sequence ATGTCTGGAAAGAGCTGTTCTAGGAAATGCCCCTCTGTGCCAGccatctctctctgctccactGGGTTGAGCTGTGGAGGGCCTGTCTGCTTGCCCAGTTCCTGCCGGAGCCAGACGTGGCAACTGGTGACTTGTCAAGATAGCTGCGGATCATCTAGCTGTGGCTCCCAAGGCTGTCTCGTGAGCAGCTGTGCCCAACCTGTGTGCTTTGAGGCCACCATCTGTGAGCCCTCCTGTCCTGTGAGCAGCTGTGCCCAACCTGTTTGCTACGAGGCCATCATCTGTGAGCCCTCCTGTCCTGTGAGCAGCTGTGCCCAATCTGTGTGCTATGAGACCAACATCTGTGAGCCCTCCTGCCCTGTGAGCAGCTGTGCCCAACCTGTGTGCTGTGAGGCCACCATCTGTGAGCCCTCCTGCTCCGTGAGCAGCAGTGCTCAACCTGTGTGCTGCGAGGCCACCATCTGTGAGCCCTCTTGCCCTGTCAGCAGCTGTGCCCAACCTGTGTCCTGCGAGGCCACCATCTGTGAACCCTCCTGCTCCGTGAGCAGCTGTGCCCAACCTGTGTCCTGCGAGGCCACCATCTGTGAACCCTCCTGTTCCGTGAGCAGTTGCTGTCAACCAGTGTGTTGTGAGGCCCCTTCCTGCCAACCGGTCCTCTGTGTACCCACTCCCTGCCAGCCCATCGTGTGCAAACCCAGCCGCTGTGAGCCCACTTGCTGTCAGCCGGTGTGCCCCACCCCTAGCTGCTGTCCCTCTGTCTGCTCTGTGGCCAATAGGTGCCAGGCTGTCTGCTGTGACCCCAGTCCTTGTGAGCCATCTTGCTCGGAGGCCAGCATCTGCCAGCCGGCTACCTGTGTGGCTCTGGTCTGTAAGCCTGTCTGCCTCCGCCCTGTGTGCTGTGTTCCAAGCCCTTGTGAGCCACCTTGTGTCTCCAGCACTTGCCAAGAGCCCTCTTGTTGCGTCTCCAGCATCTGCCAACCCATCCGCTCTGAGCCCAGCCCCTGCTCATCAAGTCTCTGTGTGCCCAGTCCATGTCAACCTACCTGCTACGTAGTCAAGCGCTGTCAATCCATCTGCTGTGAGCCCGTTTCCTGCCCATCTACTTCCTGCCAACCTCTCTGCTGTCGCCCAGGGTCTTCTGCATCTGCCGTCTGCCAACCAACTTGCCCTCGGACTTTCTACATACCCAGCTCCAGCAAACAGCCATGCACTACTTCAGTTTCCTACCGTCCAACTTGCCGCCCAATCTGCTCTGGACCCATCACCTATAGGCATCCATATGTGACATCTATTTCCTACCGCCCTGCCTGCTACCGCCCATGTTACTCCATCCTGCGCCGCCCGGCCTGTGTCACTTCTGTCTCTTACCGCCCAGTCTGCTCCCGCCTGCCTTGTGCTGACTCCTGTAAACGGGATTGCAAAAACTCCACTTCCAGCCAACCGGATTGTGCTGACTCAACATCCTGCAAAGGAGAGGTCTCAGAGGAGAGTCCCTACCAGCCCGCCGAGGCCAAACCCACCAGCCCAACCACCCGTGAGGCTGCAGCCAGCCAGCCTGCTGCCACCAGGCCTGCCAACTGA
- the LOC124247661 gene encoding keratin-associated protein 17-1, with protein sequence MGCCPGECFGCCPQEQDCCEVCCCQPACCGCCGSCCGSCCGCGGSGCGGSGCGNGCCGSSCCGSGSGCGSGCGGCCGSCCGSGCCGSSGCCGPVCCQPTPVCDTK encoded by the coding sequence ATGGGGTGCTGCCCAGGCGAGTGCTTCGGCTGCTGCCCTCAAGAACAAGACTGCTGTGAAGTGTGCTGCTGCCAGCCCGCCTGCTGTGGCTGCTGCGGGTCCTGCTGCGGGTCCTGTTGCGGCTGCGGCGGCTCGGGCTGCGGCGGCTCGGGCTGCGGGAACGGCTGCTGTGGATCTTCCTGCTGCGGCTCGGGCTCCGGCTGCGGCTCGGGCTGCGGGGGCTGCTGCGGGAGCTGCTGCGGCTCCGGTTGCTGCGGCTCCTCTGGGTGCTGCGGCCCTGTTTGCTGCCAGCCCACACCTGTCTGCGACACGAAATGA